One Phaseolus vulgaris cultivar G19833 chromosome 2, P. vulgaris v2.0, whole genome shotgun sequence DNA window includes the following coding sequences:
- the LOC137810516 gene encoding AP-1 complex subunit mu-2 has translation MAGAASALFLLDIKGRVLIWRDYRGDVSALDAERFFTKLIEKQADPQSQDPVVLDNGVTYMFIQHSNVYIMIATRQNCNAASLLFFLHRVVDVFKHYFEELEEESLRDNFVVVYELLDEIMDFGYPQYTEAQILSEFIKTDAYRMEVTQRPPMAVTNAVSWRSEGINYKKNEVFLDVVENVNILVNSNGQIIRSDVVGALKMRTYLSGMPECKLGLNDRVLLEAQGRTTKGKAIDLEDIKFHQCVRLARFENDRTISFIPPDGSFDLMTYRLSTQVKPLIWVEASVEKHSKSRMEIMVKARSQFKERSTATNVEIELPVPVDATNPNVRTSMGSASYAPEKDALIWKIRSFPGGKEYMLRAEFRLPSITDEDATPERKAPINVKFEIPYFTVSGIQVRYLKIIEKSGYQALPWVRYITMAGEYELRLI, from the exons ATGGCAGGGGCAGCCTCTGCTCTGTTCCTCCTCGACATCAAAGGCCGCGTCCTCATCTGGCGAGATTACCGAGGCGACGTCTCCGCCCTCGACGCCGAACGCTTCTTCACCAAGCTCATCGAGAAACAG GCCGATCCGCAGTCTCAAGATCCGGTCGTGCTCGACAACGGCGTGACCTACATGTTCATTCAGCATAGCAACGTCTATATCATGATAGCCACCAGACAGAACTGCAATGCCGCAAGCCTCCTCTTCTTCCTGCACCGAGTTGTCGAC GTGTTTAAGCACTACTTCGAAGAATTGGAAGAGGAATCGCTCAGGGACAACTTCGTCGTCGTG TATGAACTACTTGATGAGATTATGGACTTTGGCTATCCTCAATACACTGAGGCGCAAATTCTTAGTGAGTTTATCAAGACTGATGCTTATAGAATGGAAGTTACGCAGAGACCTCCCATGGCTGTGACTAATGCTGTGTCTTGGCGCAGCGAAGGGATAAACTATAAGAAAAATGAG GTTTTCTTGGATGTGGTGGAGAATGTTAATATACTTGTCAATAGCAATGGACAAATAATTAGATCTGATGTTGTTGGGGCGTTGAAGATGAGAACGTATTTGAG CGGTATGCCTGAGTGCAAACTTGGCTTAAATGATAGAGTATTGTTAGAGGCACAAGGTAGAACAACCAAGGGAAAGGCTATTGACTTGGAAGACATAAAATTTCATCA GTGTGTGCGTTTGGCTCGATTTGAAAATGATAGAACAATTTCCTTTATACCTCCTGATGGGTCATTTGATTTGATGACATACAGGCTCAGTACACAG GTTAAGCCTTTAATTTGGGTGGAAGCAAGTGTTGAAAAGCATTCAAAGAGTCGGATGGAGATTATGGTAAAAGCAAGGAGTCAATTTAAAGAACGCAG CACTGCCACAAACGTGGAGATTGAGTTGCCTGTGCCTGTTGATGCAACAAATCCTAATGTCCGAACTTCAATGGGATCTGCATCATATGCACCTGAAAAGGATGCGTTAATCTGGAAAATTAGATCCTTCCCTGGAGGCAAG GAATATATGTTGAGAGCAGAGTTTCGTCTTCCCAGTATAACAGACGAGGATGCAACTCCTGAGAGAAAAGCCCCTATAAATGTGAAATTTGAAATACCATACTTTACTGTTTCTGGCATACAG GTTAGATATTTGAAGATTATTGAGAAAAGTGGGTATCAGGCTCTTCCATGGGTGAGATACATAACGATGGCTGGAGAGTACGAACTACGGCTTATTTAA